Proteins encoded by one window of Geobacter sp. DSM 9736:
- the cobD gene encoding threonine-phosphate decarboxylase CobD, whose translation MAGNFTHGGNVFAVARGLGVAPEDLLDFSASINPLGLSPLVRNAVLAALDRVVHYPDDSAVELRESLAAFHRVSPEQVVVGNGSTELIYLLPRVAGGGRALIVGPAFAEYAAALAREKWEVGYHLLKGEEGFALSAGALEERLAEGWDLLFLCNPGNPTGKLLSRAEVVEVLRLCRDAGTLLVLDEAFIDFCEKDSVAGLVAEEGGGITLRSLTKFFAIPGLRLGYALGEAKLVSRIASHREPWSVNSLAQAAGLAALGDGEYRSNTLALVAEQRAALEQGLAHVPGLNPFHSAANFILVEITGGTSAAELRDRLLASRILIRDCGNFKGLNGRFFRIAVRTAEENSRLLAALRETLPPPA comes from the coding sequence GTGGCAGGTAATTTTACCCATGGGGGCAACGTTTTTGCCGTTGCCCGAGGACTCGGAGTCGCTCCCGAGGACCTTCTCGATTTCTCGGCGAGCATAAACCCCCTGGGTTTGTCTCCCCTGGTGCGGAATGCCGTTCTTGCGGCGCTGGACCGTGTCGTGCATTATCCGGACGACTCAGCGGTGGAACTGCGGGAGTCGCTGGCGGCCTTTCACCGGGTGTCACCGGAACAGGTGGTGGTAGGCAACGGCTCCACCGAATTGATCTATCTGCTCCCCCGTGTTGCCGGAGGTGGAAGAGCGCTCATTGTGGGGCCTGCTTTTGCGGAGTATGCGGCCGCCCTGGCACGGGAGAAGTGGGAGGTCGGGTATCATCTCCTGAAAGGGGAGGAGGGTTTCGCTCTTTCGGCGGGTGCGCTGGAGGAGCGGCTTGCGGAAGGATGGGATCTTCTTTTCCTTTGCAATCCGGGAAATCCTACGGGGAAACTTCTTTCGCGGGCGGAGGTTGTGGAGGTGTTGCGTCTCTGCCGGGATGCCGGAACGCTGCTCGTTCTCGACGAAGCCTTCATCGACTTCTGCGAGAAGGATTCAGTGGCGGGGCTTGTGGCGGAAGAGGGGGGAGGAATTACGCTCCGCTCGCTCACCAAATTCTTCGCAATTCCCGGCTTGCGGTTGGGTTATGCCCTGGGCGAGGCGAAGCTCGTGAGCCGGATCGCGTCCCATCGTGAACCTTGGAGCGTGAACAGTCTCGCCCAGGCGGCAGGCCTCGCGGCGCTGGGGGATGGAGAATACCGGTCGAACACCCTTGCGCTGGTGGCGGAGCAACGGGCTGCTCTGGAGCAGGGGCTTGCACACGTACCTGGGCTCAATCCCTTTCATTCCGCGGCAAACTTCATCCTTGTTGAGATAACCGGCGGCACATCTGCTGCGGAACTGCGAGACCGGCTCCTGGCGTCCCGGATACTGATACGGGATTGCGGCAATTTCAAAGGCCTCAACGGCAGGTTCTTCAGAATCGCTGTAAGGACGGCGGAAGAGAATTCGCGGCTTCTCGCCGCACTTCGCGAAACCCTCCCGCCCCCTGCATAA
- a CDS encoding EamA family transporter — protein MIDLWLPLTLVSAVTLAASDALTKKALSRHNEYLVMWLRVALSLPFLLAVLPLESSPSPAPGFYRAFLTSLFLEIGATFLYMKALKLSPLSLTLPFLSFTPVFLLVIPFLLLGESIGAGGAAGIILIAAGSYVLNLGESRGGWLAPLRAIGKERGALAMLVVSFIYSFTSTLGKEAVVASSPLFFAAAYYAAFVAVTAPVALAMGRKELRWPEVTSLIRAVTLPGILNGVMVATHMAAINMTNVAYMISVKRCSLLFGVLFGHMLFGEKGLRERLAGAALMVAGAALIVLWQ, from the coding sequence ATGATTGATCTGTGGCTTCCGCTCACACTGGTGAGCGCCGTAACCCTTGCCGCCAGCGACGCCCTCACCAAAAAGGCCCTTTCCCGCCACAACGAGTACCTGGTCATGTGGCTGCGGGTTGCCCTCAGCCTTCCGTTCCTTCTGGCGGTGCTTCCGCTGGAATCGTCCCCCTCACCCGCCCCCGGCTTTTACCGGGCGTTCCTCACGTCGCTCTTTCTCGAAATCGGTGCGACGTTTCTCTACATGAAGGCTCTCAAACTCTCTCCACTGAGCCTTACCCTCCCCTTTCTCTCCTTCACCCCCGTCTTCCTGCTGGTAATCCCCTTTCTGCTTCTGGGAGAAAGCATCGGGGCCGGGGGGGCTGCGGGAATCATCCTTATCGCCGCCGGAAGTTACGTTCTCAACCTGGGGGAAAGCAGGGGGGGGTGGCTCGCTCCGCTGCGGGCGATCGGCAAAGAGCGAGGCGCACTTGCCATGCTGGTGGTCTCCTTCATCTACAGCTTTACCTCCACCCTTGGGAAGGAAGCCGTGGTCGCCTCTTCACCCCTCTTCTTCGCCGCCGCCTATTATGCGGCCTTCGTCGCCGTGACAGCGCCGGTCGCTCTTGCGATGGGCAGAAAGGAGCTCCGGTGGCCTGAGGTAACAAGCCTGATCCGAGCGGTTACCCTCCCCGGCATCCTCAACGGAGTCATGGTCGCTACCCACATGGCGGCGATAAACATGACTAACGTTGCCTACATGATCTCCGTCAAGCGCTGCAGTCTGCTGTTCGGCGTCCTCTTCGGCCACATGCTGTTCGGAGAAAAAGGACTGCGGGAAAGATTGGCCGGAGCCGCCCTCATGGTGGCGGGAGCGGCGCTGATCGTCCTCTGGCAGTGA
- the cbiB gene encoding adenosylcobinamide-phosphate synthase CbiB — translation MLLFAPDILVVTAAVLLDLIIGDPRWMPHPVVYIGKIVELLERVLRRLRLPERFAGVLLLVGTVSMTVGTAFALTNSVRVVHPWAAVALSIFFAWSCLAARSLHSESQLVARALERGDLAAARRHLSFIVGRDTEDLSEPEIWRALVETVAENTSDGVVAPLIFLMLGGPLLALGYKAVNTLDSMVGYRNERYLKLGWASARFDDVVNYVPARITGFLMVMAAPLVGLSGKQALRMMFRDGRNHSSPNSGVPEAAAAGALGVQLGGTNRYGGVPVAKPTIGDPDLPLSPRAYRGAVRLMYAAEGLLLVGWLLVVAVTCKYCF, via the coding sequence ATGCTTCTGTTCGCTCCGGACATCCTTGTCGTTACGGCGGCCGTCCTCCTCGATCTCATCATTGGAGATCCCAGGTGGATGCCCCATCCGGTAGTCTACATCGGAAAAATTGTCGAGCTCCTCGAACGCGTGCTGCGGAGATTAAGGCTGCCGGAGCGTTTCGCCGGGGTTCTTCTCCTTGTCGGCACAGTCTCCATGACGGTCGGGACGGCCTTTGCCCTCACCAATTCGGTGCGGGTGGTCCATCCATGGGCAGCCGTCGCCCTTTCCATTTTCTTTGCGTGGAGTTGTCTAGCCGCCCGGTCCCTTCACAGCGAGTCGCAGCTAGTCGCCAGGGCTCTTGAGCGCGGGGACCTGGCTGCAGCGCGCCGCCACCTCTCCTTCATCGTCGGAAGGGACACCGAGGATCTCTCGGAGCCGGAGATATGGCGGGCGCTGGTGGAGACCGTCGCGGAAAACACCTCAGATGGAGTCGTCGCTCCCCTCATTTTCCTGATGCTAGGGGGGCCGTTGCTCGCGCTGGGGTACAAGGCGGTGAACACCCTAGACTCGATGGTCGGGTACAGGAACGAGAGGTACCTCAAGTTGGGTTGGGCTTCCGCCCGTTTCGACGATGTCGTCAATTATGTGCCGGCTCGCATCACCGGTTTCCTGATGGTCATGGCGGCACCGCTGGTGGGGCTTTCGGGAAAGCAGGCTCTCAGGATGATGTTCCGGGACGGAAGAAATCACTCCTCCCCAAACAGCGGGGTTCCGGAGGCTGCCGCCGCAGGCGCCCTCGGGGTGCAGCTTGGGGGCACCAACCGGTACGGCGGTGTTCCGGTGGCGAAGCCCACCATCGGAGACCCGGACCTTCCGCTTTCACCGCGGGCCTACCGCGGGGCCGTTCGGTTGATGTACGCGGCGGAAGGGCTCCTGCTCGTCGGGTGGCTACTGGTTGTAGCTGTCACCTGTAAATACTGCTTTTGA
- the rdgC gene encoding recombination-associated protein RdgC gives MGILSNTVSICQFRAIGEIPGHQELFEWVSERLSRNGFRSIEDSAEEVSTGWVQVDDHSDSSFSSPAAFWRDHYLVFTLRRDQRRIPAPLLKAYVREEHDQFLAANPGLRRVPKQRREELLEKVRLSLLVRTLPVPSTFDAVWDTRSNIVTFTALGAKPVEIFENLFKKTFDGVRLVAVHPYSRAADVIGDELLPALQKANQATTDAVLDLIKSNQWIGNDFLLWLMYRSMNGTPSCMVNRPGPGDAGTGFTAYINDRLVLVGGGEEGMQKVTVAGPQDHFTEVRTALAGGKRISEATIYLEQDEHAWRLTLKGEPFHFASFRAPAVKIEKGDDVDAVSEREAVFFERMYLLERGLQLFDSLYSAFLQERLGAEWPGREGEIGNWLEEELPRK, from the coding sequence ATGGGCATTCTCTCCAACACCGTCAGCATCTGCCAGTTCCGGGCTATCGGAGAAATACCGGGCCATCAGGAGCTGTTTGAATGGGTTTCGGAACGTCTCTCACGCAACGGCTTCCGGTCCATCGAGGATTCCGCCGAGGAGGTCTCCACCGGATGGGTCCAGGTGGACGACCACAGCGACAGTTCGTTTTCCTCCCCTGCCGCCTTCTGGAGGGACCACTACCTCGTCTTCACCCTGCGCCGCGACCAGCGCCGTATTCCGGCCCCCCTCCTCAAGGCGTACGTAAGGGAAGAGCATGACCAGTTCCTGGCGGCAAACCCGGGGCTCAGGCGAGTGCCGAAACAGAGGCGGGAAGAACTCCTGGAAAAGGTTCGGCTCTCCCTGCTCGTCCGGACCCTCCCTGTCCCCTCCACATTCGACGCGGTCTGGGACACCCGGAGCAACATCGTAACCTTCACGGCCCTCGGCGCGAAACCTGTCGAGATCTTCGAAAACCTGTTCAAGAAGACCTTCGACGGCGTCCGGCTCGTGGCGGTACATCCCTACTCGCGAGCCGCCGACGTGATCGGGGATGAGCTGCTCCCGGCCCTTCAAAAAGCGAATCAGGCCACCACCGACGCAGTGCTCGACCTGATAAAGAGCAATCAGTGGATAGGCAACGACTTTCTCCTCTGGCTCATGTACCGGTCGATGAACGGGACCCCCTCCTGCATGGTTAACCGCCCCGGCCCCGGTGATGCCGGAACCGGCTTCACGGCCTACATCAACGACAGGCTCGTGCTTGTCGGCGGGGGGGAAGAGGGGATGCAGAAGGTGACCGTGGCGGGCCCCCAGGATCATTTCACCGAGGTACGCACCGCGCTGGCGGGCGGAAAAAGGATCAGCGAGGCAACCATCTACCTTGAGCAGGACGAGCACGCGTGGCGCCTGACCCTGAAGGGAGAGCCGTTCCATTTCGCCTCATTCCGGGCTCCTGCGGTGAAAATCGAAAAGGGTGACGATGTGGATGCCGTGAGCGAGCGGGAAGCCGTCTTCTTCGAGAGGATGTACCTGCTGGAGCGGGGACTGCAGCTGTTCGACAGCCTTTATTCCGCGTTCCTGCAGGAACGGCTCGGAGCGGAGTGGCCCGGGCGGGAAGGGGAGATAGGCAACTGGCTTGAGGAGGAACTGCCGCGAAAGTAG
- a CDS encoding glycerol-3-phosphate dehydrogenase/oxidase, translated as MTREDFLHYLEEPAETWDVIVIGGGATGLGTAVESAGREYRTLLLEQADFAKGTSGRSTKLIHGGVRYLRQGNIALVLEALRERGLLFRNAPHLVRNLSFVVPLYDWWEGPFYGIGLKLYDMLAGKLGLGPSMRLTREETIRLLPTVEPSGLRGGVIYHDGQFDDVRLAVNLAQTLADLGGVPLNYMEVTGLLKNNGLVEGVTARDRETGRDYEIRGRVVVNATGVFTDTIRRLDDPSAENLVTASQGVHLVLDRSFLPGDSAIMVPHTEDGRVLFAVPWHDRVLIGTTDTRVEEICEEPRPLPEEVDFLLKHAARYLTKHPTASDVLCVFAGLRPLVRQEGEMETASLSRDHTLCITDSGLVTITGGKWTTYRKMGEDAVDAAAAVAGLEDCRSMTRHLRIHGWQETSSGGGLWCDYGADAEGLARLAAENPAWGESLHPRLPYRACEVIWGVRTEWARSVEDILARRTRALYLDARASMEAAPLVASLMAKELGRDEEWEHRQVEAYCRLAAGYVL; from the coding sequence ATGACGCGGGAAGACTTCCTCCACTACCTGGAAGAACCGGCAGAAACGTGGGATGTGATCGTCATAGGAGGAGGAGCCACGGGACTCGGTACCGCGGTCGAATCGGCCGGGCGGGAATACCGGACGCTTCTCCTGGAACAGGCTGACTTCGCAAAGGGTACCTCAGGCCGCAGCACCAAGCTCATCCACGGAGGGGTACGATATCTGCGGCAGGGGAACATCGCCCTGGTGCTTGAAGCCCTGCGGGAACGGGGGCTTCTGTTCCGCAACGCTCCGCACCTGGTGCGAAACCTGTCTTTCGTGGTACCGCTCTATGATTGGTGGGAAGGCCCTTTTTACGGAATCGGGCTCAAGCTCTACGACATGCTCGCCGGAAAGCTTGGCCTCGGGCCATCCATGCGTCTCACCAGAGAGGAGACGATCCGCCTTCTCCCGACCGTAGAGCCTTCCGGCCTGCGGGGAGGGGTCATATACCATGACGGCCAGTTCGACGACGTACGTCTCGCCGTAAACCTCGCCCAGACCCTGGCGGACCTGGGGGGGGTTCCTCTCAACTACATGGAGGTCACGGGGCTACTCAAGAACAACGGGCTGGTGGAAGGAGTCACCGCTCGGGACCGGGAAACGGGACGCGACTACGAGATCCGGGGCCGAGTAGTCGTCAACGCCACCGGCGTCTTCACCGACACCATCCGCCGCCTCGACGATCCTTCCGCCGAAAACCTCGTCACCGCAAGCCAGGGGGTGCATCTGGTGCTGGACCGCTCCTTTCTCCCCGGCGACAGCGCCATAATGGTCCCGCATACGGAGGACGGAAGGGTCCTCTTTGCCGTACCCTGGCACGACCGCGTACTGATCGGGACCACCGACACCCGGGTGGAGGAGATCTGCGAAGAGCCGCGTCCCCTCCCGGAAGAGGTGGATTTTCTCCTCAAGCATGCTGCCCGCTATCTCACCAAACATCCCACCGCATCCGACGTTCTCTGCGTCTTCGCGGGGCTACGGCCCCTCGTGCGGCAAGAAGGGGAGATGGAGACAGCCTCCCTTTCCCGCGACCACACTCTCTGCATCACCGACTCGGGACTTGTCACCATCACAGGCGGCAAGTGGACCACCTACCGCAAGATGGGGGAAGATGCCGTTGACGCAGCAGCAGCCGTCGCCGGTCTCGAAGATTGCCGCTCCATGACACGCCACCTGCGCATCCACGGCTGGCAGGAAACCTCCTCCGGAGGCGGTCTCTGGTGCGACTACGGCGCCGATGCCGAAGGACTCGCCAGGCTTGCTGCGGAAAACCCGGCGTGGGGGGAATCGCTCCATCCGAGGCTTCCCTACCGGGCGTGCGAGGTGATCTGGGGGGTCCGCACCGAGTGGGCCCGGTCAGTTGAGGACATTCTGGCCCGTAGGACCCGGGCACTCTACCTCGATGCACGGGCCAGCATGGAAGCAGCTCCGTTGGTGGCAAGCCTCATGGCGAAGGAGCTGGGGCGCGACGAGGAATGGGAACACCGGCAAGTGGAGGCCTATTGCCGCCTCGCTGCGGGCTACGTGCTGTGA
- the glpK gene encoding glycerol kinase GlpK, producing the protein MPFILALDQGTTSSRAIVFDETGSIKSLAQKEFRQIFPQPGWVEHDGNEIWSTQAGVAMEAITSAGLTATDIAAIGITNQRETTLVWERSSGRPLHNAIVWQDRRTAEMCGKLRAEGLEPLFREKTGLILDPYFSGTKLAWLLDRDPELRRRGEKGELAFGTIDSWLLWNLTGGALHATDVTNASRTLLCDIHRGEWDDGLLEIFRIPREMLPEIRSSSEIYGETAGRLLAGKIPIAGIAGDQQAALFGQACTAPGMVKNTYGTGCFMLMNTGETPVRSRSNLLTTVAWRIGGRTSYALEGSVFIAGAVVQWLRDGLGIIKASSEVEALAASVPDSGGVVVVPAFSGLGAPHWDPYARGTIVGLTRGSTAAHIARAALESIAFQTADILEAMEKDSGIRLAELRVDGGATENRLLMQFQADLLGVPTVRPATAEITALGAARLAGLATGVWENESEVAASWVADRRFTPAMEQEQSALLRNRWDRALQRAKGWET; encoded by the coding sequence ATGCCCTTCATTCTCGCCCTCGATCAGGGAACCACTAGCTCCCGCGCCATCGTTTTCGATGAGACCGGCAGCATAAAATCACTGGCGCAGAAGGAATTCCGCCAGATTTTTCCTCAGCCCGGATGGGTGGAGCATGACGGGAACGAGATATGGTCCACGCAGGCGGGAGTGGCCATGGAGGCCATCACGAGCGCTGGCCTCACCGCTACGGACATAGCGGCCATAGGCATCACCAATCAGCGGGAAACGACCCTCGTATGGGAGCGAAGTAGCGGCCGCCCCCTCCATAACGCGATAGTCTGGCAGGACCGGAGGACCGCCGAGATGTGCGGGAAGCTCAGAGCGGAGGGACTGGAGCCTCTCTTCCGGGAGAAGACGGGACTGATACTCGACCCGTACTTCTCCGGAACGAAGCTCGCCTGGCTTCTCGACCGGGACCCGGAGCTGCGCAGGCGGGGGGAAAAGGGAGAACTGGCCTTCGGGACTATCGATTCCTGGCTCCTCTGGAACCTCACCGGAGGAGCCCTCCATGCCACCGACGTCACCAACGCCTCCCGGACGCTTCTGTGCGACATTCACCGCGGGGAATGGGACGACGGGCTTCTCGAAATCTTCAGAATACCGCGGGAGATGCTTCCCGAAATTCGCTCGTCCAGCGAAATCTACGGTGAAACGGCCGGCCGCCTTCTGGCAGGTAAAATTCCAATTGCGGGTATCGCAGGGGACCAGCAGGCGGCGCTCTTCGGCCAGGCCTGCACAGCACCCGGAATGGTTAAGAATACCTACGGCACAGGCTGCTTCATGCTCATGAATACGGGGGAGACGCCGGTGCGGTCGAGAAGCAACCTCCTGACGACCGTCGCCTGGCGGATCGGCGGCCGGACCTCCTACGCCCTGGAAGGGAGCGTTTTCATTGCAGGGGCAGTGGTGCAGTGGCTCAGAGACGGTCTGGGCATCATCAAGGCCTCGTCAGAGGTCGAAGCGCTCGCCGCCTCGGTTCCCGACAGCGGCGGGGTAGTGGTCGTCCCCGCATTCTCCGGGCTCGGCGCGCCTCACTGGGATCCCTATGCGCGGGGCACCATTGTCGGACTTACCCGTGGGAGCACGGCTGCACATATTGCCAGGGCCGCCCTGGAAAGCATAGCATTCCAGACAGCCGACATTCTCGAAGCCATGGAGAAGGACTCGGGTATCCGCCTGGCGGAGCTTCGCGTGGATGGAGGAGCAACCGAAAACCGGCTGCTCATGCAATTTCAGGCCGATCTCCTCGGAGTTCCCACCGTACGTCCGGCGACGGCGGAGATAACCGCTCTGGGGGCCGCTCGCCTGGCCGGTCTGGCAACCGGTGTTTGGGAAAATGAGTCTGAGGTTGCCGCATCATGGGTGGCAGACCGGCGGTTTACCCCGGCAATGGAGCAGGAGCAGTCGGCCTTGCTGCGGAACCGCTGGGATCGGGCGCTACAGAGGGCAAAGGGGTGGGAAACGTAG
- a CDS encoding cobalt-precorrin 5A hydrolase — translation MKTAVIAITRNGAHLAARLREGLPGAELHVLRRYAGPAGKGALPFDGELGEVVARLWPQVSGFVFIMATGIVVRLVAPLLEGKERDPAVVVMDDAGRFAISLLSGHLGGANELACRCAFLSGAREVITTATDANCLPSFDMLAKEAGWNIDDLSRVKVLNALLLDGEEIAVVDLSDTVRPYFHGRGRLTFHETFVEALQSGAKGFVFVTNRHLPPQIRTERLLVLRPRNLVLGIGCNSGTSADEIEQVACSQLKRLFLSIRSVRCIATAEAKRGEEGLLAFAAKYQVPVLFYESRELNLVEIPSPPSLHAINAIGAAGVAEPAALLAAEGGHLLLKKVKSGNVTLAIAETE, via the coding sequence ATGAAGACAGCCGTCATCGCCATAACCCGTAACGGGGCTCATCTGGCGGCGCGGCTCCGGGAAGGTCTTCCGGGGGCGGAGCTGCACGTGCTGCGCAGGTATGCGGGTCCCGCCGGGAAAGGTGCCCTCCCCTTCGACGGCGAGCTTGGCGAGGTTGTGGCGCGGCTGTGGCCGCAGGTCTCCGGCTTCGTCTTCATCATGGCGACCGGAATCGTCGTCAGGCTGGTGGCGCCTCTCCTGGAGGGGAAGGAACGGGATCCGGCGGTGGTCGTTATGGACGATGCCGGCCGCTTCGCAATCTCGCTCCTCTCCGGGCATCTGGGGGGTGCGAACGAACTGGCCTGCCGCTGTGCGTTCCTGAGCGGCGCCCGCGAAGTCATTACCACCGCCACCGACGCCAACTGCCTCCCCTCCTTCGACATGCTTGCGAAAGAGGCGGGGTGGAACATCGACGATCTTTCCCGCGTTAAGGTCCTCAACGCTCTCCTTCTCGACGGGGAGGAGATCGCGGTGGTCGATCTTTCCGATACCGTTCGCCCCTACTTTCACGGACGGGGGCGCCTCACTTTCCACGAGACTTTCGTGGAGGCGTTGCAGAGCGGGGCGAAAGGATTCGTGTTCGTCACGAACCGGCACCTTCCTCCACAGATCCGCACCGAGCGGCTCCTGGTGCTTCGCCCGAGAAACCTGGTCCTCGGAATCGGCTGCAACAGCGGCACCTCTGCGGATGAGATCGAGCAGGTGGCGTGCAGCCAGCTGAAGCGCCTGTTTCTTTCGATCAGAAGCGTAAGGTGCATCGCCACAGCGGAGGCGAAGCGGGGAGAGGAGGGGCTGCTCGCTTTCGCCGCCAAGTACCAGGTGCCGGTACTGTTTTACGAGAGCCGCGAGCTTAATCTGGTGGAAATCCCGTCCCCCCCGTCGCTCCACGCCATCAATGCCATCGGAGCCGCCGGCGTAGCCGAACCCGCTGCACTGCTGGCGGCGGAAGGTGGCCATCTGCTGCTGAAGAAGGTAAAGAGCGGCAACGTTACTCTGGCCATTGCGGAAACGGAATAA
- a CDS encoding cobyric acid synthase produces MSTLFVVGIGPGGLNHMTLEAREAISRAEVVVGYQTYLGFIEPLLSGKDVVSSGMTREVERCRRALQLAASGKEVALVSSGDAGIYGMAGLALELAAEPDFNGAPPEIVVVPGVSALQAAAAVLGAPLMHDFAVISLSDLLTPWDLIERRLRAAADADFVIALYNPRSKGRVRHLEEAQRILLSTRAAGTPVGIVRNACRSGEEKTVTNLGDMLSCHVDMFSVVIIGNSSTYLDAGRRIITPRGYRTGAEGGASGAKADTTAPLPGQSSGAAVMFCGTASDVGKSVITAGFCRILKNRGIAVAPFKSQNMALNSAVTPEGGEIGRAQAVQAEACGLAPHTDMNPVLLKPSSDTGSQVIIQGKPVRHMTVAEYNRYKPEAFLRVRESFDRLRNTYRFVVIEGAGSIAEINLKAHDIANLAVAEMADCPVILIADIDRGGVFAQIVGTVELLDPQERARVQGVIINKFRGDPTLLSSGIDFVERRTGIPVLGVIPCFTGFHIPDEDSVALQKRQKVVSIPARKQSLVIGVVRLSRISNFTDFDPLDAEPDVEVRYIEGRQQLEGLDLLILPGSKTTVADLYLLMERGLYDAIRDFRGPIMGICGGYQMLGRRVLDPHGVESNIREARGLGLLDAETVMLPEKTTHQVTAHLLDAGLEAFPHAEPGLAGYEIHMGDTALGAGARPFARIATRSGSEAGIEDGAVSPDNRVVGTYLHGIFENEGFRRSLLNRLRAAKGLPVQEARSSAPDSFDLLAEHLERHLDMERLFAICGLPDMGGM; encoded by the coding sequence ATGTCCACACTCTTCGTCGTCGGCATCGGTCCCGGCGGCCTGAATCATATGACCCTGGAGGCACGGGAGGCCATTTCCCGCGCCGAGGTCGTCGTCGGGTACCAGACCTACCTCGGATTCATTGAGCCCCTCCTGTCCGGTAAAGATGTGGTTTCTTCCGGCATGACACGTGAAGTCGAGCGCTGCCGTCGGGCCCTCCAGCTTGCGGCTTCAGGGAAAGAGGTCGCCCTTGTATCGAGCGGTGATGCGGGTATATACGGTATGGCTGGACTCGCCCTGGAGCTGGCTGCCGAACCCGATTTCAACGGAGCACCTCCGGAGATCGTCGTCGTTCCGGGGGTCTCCGCCCTGCAGGCTGCGGCTGCCGTACTCGGCGCTCCTCTAATGCATGATTTCGCCGTCATCTCCCTCTCCGACCTCCTCACTCCGTGGGACCTGATTGAACGGCGGCTGCGGGCGGCGGCAGATGCGGACTTCGTCATCGCGCTTTACAACCCGCGGAGCAAGGGACGTGTACGGCATCTGGAAGAAGCGCAGCGCATCCTTCTCTCCACCCGGGCTGCAGGCACGCCAGTCGGGATTGTCCGCAACGCCTGCCGGAGCGGCGAGGAGAAGACGGTCACCAATCTGGGGGATATGCTCTCCTGCCACGTAGACATGTTCTCCGTCGTCATCATCGGCAATTCCTCAACATACCTCGACGCCGGCCGCCGAATAATCACGCCGCGGGGGTATCGAACCGGCGCCGAGGGTGGGGCTTCAGGGGCAAAAGCTGACACGACGGCTCCGCTTCCCGGACAATCCTCCGGCGCTGCCGTCATGTTCTGCGGAACCGCGTCGGATGTTGGTAAATCCGTCATTACCGCCGGGTTTTGCCGGATTCTGAAGAACCGCGGAATTGCGGTGGCTCCCTTCAAGTCCCAGAACATGGCGCTCAACTCGGCCGTCACCCCCGAAGGGGGAGAGATCGGCAGGGCTCAGGCGGTTCAGGCGGAGGCGTGTGGACTCGCGCCGCATACCGACATGAATCCCGTTCTTCTCAAGCCAAGCTCGGACACCGGGAGCCAGGTCATCATCCAGGGGAAGCCGGTTCGCCACATGACGGTGGCCGAGTACAACAGGTACAAACCGGAGGCATTCCTCAGAGTGCGGGAAAGCTTCGACAGACTCAGGAACACATACCGGTTCGTTGTCATAGAAGGGGCGGGAAGCATAGCCGAGATAAACCTGAAGGCCCATGACATCGCCAACCTTGCGGTGGCGGAAATGGCGGACTGTCCGGTTATACTGATCGCGGACATTGACCGGGGAGGGGTCTTCGCCCAGATCGTGGGGACGGTGGAGCTGCTTGACCCTCAGGAGCGGGCTCGCGTTCAAGGGGTGATCATCAACAAGTTCCGCGGAGATCCCACCCTCCTCAGTTCCGGTATCGATTTCGTAGAAAGGCGCACCGGCATACCCGTCCTCGGGGTAATTCCCTGCTTCACCGGCTTCCATATCCCCGACGAGGACAGCGTGGCGCTTCAGAAGCGGCAGAAGGTAGTCTCCATCCCGGCCCGTAAGCAATCTCTCGTCATCGGAGTGGTCCGTCTATCCCGGATCTCCAATTTCACCGATTTCGACCCTCTCGATGCGGAGCCCGACGTGGAGGTCCGCTACATTGAGGGACGGCAGCAACTGGAAGGGCTCGATCTCCTCATCCTTCCGGGAAGCAAGACGACGGTAGCGGATCTCTATCTTCTGATGGAACGGGGGCTCTACGACGCCATCAGAGATTTCCGGGGACCGATCATGGGGATCTGCGGAGGGTATCAGATGCTTGGACGGCGTGTGCTCGATCCCCACGGCGTGGAATCCAACATCCGGGAGGCGCGGGGGCTGGGACTGCTCGATGCGGAGACGGTGATGCTGCCGGAGAAGACCACACACCAGGTGACTGCGCATCTTCTCGATGCCGGACTGGAGGCGTTCCCGCACGCGGAGCCTGGCCTGGCCGGCTACGAGATCCACATGGGGGATACTGCCCTCGGTGCAGGCGCCCGCCCCTTTGCAAGGATCGCCACCCGCTCGGGGAGTGAGGCCGGCATTGAGGATGGGGCCGTATCACCCGATAACAGGGTTGTGGGTACCTACCTCCACGGGATCTTCGAAAACGAAGGCTTCCGCAGGTCGCTGCTGAACCGGCTGAGGGCCGCCAAGGGGCTTCCGGTACAGGAGGCGCGGAGTTCCGCACCCGATTCCTTCGATCTTCTTGCGGAACACCTGGAGCGGCACCTGGATATGGAGCGTCTCTTCGCTATCTGCGGTCTGCCCGACATGGGAGGGATGTAA